The Myxocyprinus asiaticus isolate MX2 ecotype Aquarium Trade chromosome 31, UBuf_Myxa_2, whole genome shotgun sequence genome has a segment encoding these proteins:
- the LOC127421734 gene encoding complement C1q tumor necrosis factor-related protein 5-like — protein MTSLQTWPLTFLLVIAVHCSNSLEDNQIPSLCTGSPGIPGSPGLHGSPGQPGRDGRDGRDAQPGEKGEKGDRGEPGHSGERGLSGDRGDPGEKGERGTPGECAVAPKSAFSAKLSEARTTPLAVGDAVRFDKVVLNEQGDYNPETGRFTCRVPGVYYFAVHATVYRSSLQFDLIKNGHTVASYFQFFGNWSKPASLSGGTLVHLIPGDQVWVQMALGEYTGFYSSSKTDSTFTGFLVYSDWKNSAVFA, from the exons ATGACATCTCTGCAGACGTGGCCTCTTACCTTCCTGCTTGTTATTGCAGTACATTGTTCTAACTCACTAGAAGACAATCAGATCCCCAGTTTGTGCACAGGCAGCCCAGGTATCCCAGGATCTCCCGGGTTGCATGGCAGCCCTGGTCAGCCTGGCAGGGATGGGCGAGATGGGCGTGATGCACAACCAGGAGAGAAAGGGGAAAAAGGCGACAGAGGAGAGCCAG GTCATTCAGGCGAGAGGGGCCTTTCAGGAGACCGAGGGGATCCAGGGgaaaaaggagagagaggaaCCCCGGGCGAGTGTGCGGTGGCCCCCAAATCAGCTTTTAGTGCCAAGCTCTCTGAGGCCCGGACTACGCCGCTGGCAGTAGGGGATGCTGTGCGATTTGACAAGGTGGTTCTGAATGAGCAGGGGGATTATAATCCTGAGACTGGACGTTTCACCTGCAGAGTGCCAGGTGTTTATTACTTTGCCGTCCACGCCACAGTCTACCGCTCCAGCTTGCAGTTTGACCTCATAAAGAATGGACACACAGTGGCCTCCTACTTTCAGTTCTTTGGGAACTGGTCCAAACCAGCCTCACTGTCTGGAGGAACATTAGTGCACTTGATTCCAGGAGATCAGGTGTGGGTGCAGATGGCCCTGGGCGAGTACACAGGCTTTTACTCTAGCTCTAAGACAGACAGCACTTTCACTGGTTTCCTAGTGTACTCAGACTGGAAAAACTCTGCTGTTTTTGCATAG